GGCGTCGGAGCGATCGCCGAGGGGAATGGCGACGATGCAGGGGCGCGCGCGCATGCGCGGCGTGAGGATGTCGATGGCGATTTGGACGTTGGCCAGCAGGACCTCCTTGAGGTAGAGGACGGCAAAGGCGATGGCGTGCAGGACCTTGCGCGCGTAGTTCACGGGTCCGACGGTGACCTGGGCGAAGCTGATGATGAGGTATCCGATCAGGAGGCCCAGCAGGAGGTTCGGCAGGGAGAAATTTCCGGTGAGCAGGACCCAGGCCATGGTGAGGATGAGGTTCCACAGCAGCGGGTTCACGGGGGCACCCCCAGCACGGCGCGCACGTACGCGTCGGGTTCCAGGAGCTGCGTGGCCGCCTCGGTGGCAAGCGCAAACAGCGGGCCGGCGGCAAGACCCACCGAAAGGGTGAGCGTGGCAAGGCCCACGACGGGAACGTAGAGCGTCCAGGCGGCTCGCGCGTCGGGAGCGTCGTCCTTGGGCGGCCGCCAGAACACCTCGTTCCAGATCTTCATCATCGAGTAGAGGGTGAGGAAGCCGACGGTGAGCGCGACGGCCACGAGGAGCCACTGCTCGATCTCGAGGCCCGCGCGCACGAGCGAGAGCTTGGCCCAGAAGCCGGAGAGGGGCGGAACGCCCGCGAGCGAGAGCGCCGGGACGAGGAAGAGGAACGCGAGGAACGGGTGCGAGACGGCAAGCCCGCCCAAGCGGCCGAGGTCGCCCGTCCCCCGGATGCGCTCGACGATGCCGCCAACGAAGAAGAGGTTCGTCTTCACGAGGATGTGGTGGCCGATGTAGAAGATGGCGCCGGCCACGGCAAGGGGCGTGAAGAGGGCAAGGCCGAGCACCATGTAGCCGATCTGGCTTACGATGTGGAAGGAGAGGATGTGCCGGAAGTCCCGCTGGGCGGCCGCGCCAAGAACGCCCGTGACCATGGTGGCGCCGGCCACTCCCAAGAGGAACGCGTGCGTGGCGGCCACGTCGTGCACGAAGACCATGGAGAAGAGGCGAACGATCGCGTACACGCCGACCTTCGTGAGAAGGCCCGCAAAGAGCGCGGCCACGGCCGGATGCGCGGCTGGGTACGAGGCGGGAAGCCAGGAGAACAGCGGGAAGACGGCGGCCTTGATGCCAAACGCGACCGCGAACAGGAGCGCGATGGCCGTAAGCTCGGGCCCGGCGAGGGCGGGGGCCTTCACGACGAGGTCGGCGAAGTTGAGCGTCCCGGCGCGCGCGTAGAGCAGCCCCACGGCGGCGAGGAAAAGAGCGGAGGCGAGAAGATTGAGCGCGACGTACTGGATGGCCCCCGCGTAGCGCGCCCGGTCGCCGCCGAGGGCAAGCAGCACGAAGGACGCGATGAGGAGAACCTCGAACCACACGTAGAGGTTGAACAGGTCGCCCGTGAGGAAAGCGCCGCAGACGCCGGCCAGAAGAACGTGGACGAGCGGGTGGAAGCCCAGGCGCTCGTCGAGATCGGACATGCTGCCGGCCGCGTAAACGAGCGAAGCAAGCCCGATGATGGCGGCAAGGAGCGCCATGATGGCGCCAAAGAGGTCGGCCACGAGCACGATGCCGTAGGGGGCCGGCCAGTCGCCGACGCGAAGCGCAAGGATG
This DNA window, taken from Candidatus Thermoplasmatota archaeon, encodes the following:
- a CDS encoding Na+/H+ antiporter subunit E → MNPLLWNLILTMAWVLLTGNFSLPNLLLGLLIGYLIISFAQVTVGPVNYARKVLHAIAFAVLYLKEVLLANVQIAIDILTPRMRARPCIVAIPLGDRSDAEITLLASLLTMTPGTLSLDVSDDKKTLFIHAMYVRDVEELRRHVQRNFGDPVAELMR
- a CDS encoding Na+/H+ antiporter subunit D gives rise to the protein MSSLVAAPVLLPLATALVCLALREHPRAARAASLAGAFLLLLSTTLLLLHVQAQGILALRVGDWPAPYGIVLVADLFGAIMALLAAIIGLASLVYAAGSMSDLDERLGFHPLVHVLLAGVCGAFLTGDLFNLYVWFEVLLIASFVLLALGGDRARYAGAIQYVALNLLASALFLAAVGLLYARAGTLNFADLVVKAPALAGPELTAIALLFAVAFGIKAAVFPLFSWLPASYPAAHPAVAALFAGLLTKVGVYAIVRLFSMVFVHDVAATHAFLLGVAGATMVTGVLGAAAQRDFRHILSFHIVSQIGYMVLGLALFTPLAVAGAIFYIGHHILVKTNLFFVGGIVERIRGTGDLGRLGGLAVSHPFLAFLFLVPALSLAGVPPLSGFWAKLSLVRAGLEIEQWLLVAVALTVGFLTLYSMMKIWNEVFWRPPKDDAPDARAAWTLYVPVVGLATLTLSVGLAAGPLFALATEAATQLLEPDAYVRAVLGVPP